One genomic segment of Thermococcus sp. includes these proteins:
- a CDS encoding type II toxin-antitoxin system PemK/MazF family toxin has protein sequence MSPRCEAPRGLRQWEIVLLEFPFSDSSKKKLRPVLVLSNSDFNRISNSVVVCQITSNLSSGFNEYNVFIEPSDVCLYGDAFMRPSLVKPYMLFSVSKREVRFKVGILSEEKADEVREKLRKLFDWQGFSVGQGK, from the coding sequence ATGAGCCCGAGATGTGAGGCTCCAAGAGGGCTGAGACAGTGGGAGATAGTCCTCCTTGAGTTTCCATTCTCGGACTCGTCAAAGAAAAAGCTCCGGCCCGTTCTGGTGCTCTCGAACTCAGACTTCAACCGGATTAGCAACAGCGTGGTCGTCTGCCAGATAACCTCCAACCTCTCAAGTGGGTTCAATGAGTACAACGTTTTCATAGAGCCCAGTGATGTGTGCCTTTACGGCGATGCCTTCATGCGTCCCAGTCTTGTAAAGCCTTACATGCTGTTCTCTGTATCCAAGAGGGAGGTTCGCTTCAAGGTCGGAATCCTCTCAGAAGAGAAGGCAGATGAGGTTAGAGAAAAACTCCGAAAGCTCTTTGATTGGCAAGGCTTTAGTGTAGGGCAGGGAAAATAG
- a CDS encoding ribbon-helix-helix domain-containing protein, with the protein MGTSVKITARIPPALAAEIDRLVNAGYYSNRSEVIKEALRDFLVRKRALIEEASEEEFIRLAKRAIEPLLAEDWESEADEHWDKIKGVRYEPEM; encoded by the coding sequence ATGGGAACCAGCGTTAAGATCACCGCGAGGATACCACCAGCCCTCGCGGCAGAAATAGACCGCTTAGTCAATGCAGGATACTACTCAAACAGGAGCGAGGTCATCAAGGAGGCCCTGCGCGATTTTCTCGTAAGGAAGAGGGCCCTTATCGAGGAGGCCTCAGAGGAGGAGTTCATTCGCCTTGCAAAGAGGGCCATCGAGCCCCTTCTCGCTGAAGACTGGGAGAGCGAGGCCGATGAGCACTGGGATAAAATCAAGGGTGTGAGGTATGAGCCCGAGATGTGA
- the wtpB gene encoding tungstate ABC transporter permease WtpB, which yields MKRDYTLYLFATLGTFLILYIVLPIVVIFLKQASDVGMLVKILHDPLVLEALRNSLATATATALIALLFGVPLGYVLARMEFPGKSLVQALVDVPIVIPHSVVGIMLLVTFSKAILDNYLGIISAMLFVSAPFTINASRDGFLAVDEKLEGVARTLGASRLRAFASVALPLAFPSIASGAIMTWARAISEVGAILVVAYYPKTAQVLILEYFNNYGLRSSRPIAVLMVSLSLGIFVLLRWLVGRAKNA from the coding sequence ATGAAGCGCGACTACACCCTCTATCTCTTCGCAACCCTCGGGACTTTCCTTATCCTCTACATAGTCCTGCCCATAGTGGTTATCTTCCTCAAGCAGGCCTCTGACGTCGGTATGCTCGTAAAGATCCTCCACGACCCCCTCGTCCTCGAAGCCCTCAGGAACTCCCTCGCAACGGCGACGGCGACGGCATTAATAGCCCTCCTCTTCGGCGTTCCCCTTGGCTATGTCCTTGCCAGAATGGAGTTCCCGGGAAAGAGCCTCGTGCAGGCCCTCGTTGACGTCCCCATCGTTATTCCCCACTCGGTCGTTGGCATAATGCTCCTCGTGACCTTTTCAAAGGCAATCCTCGACAACTACCTCGGCATAATCTCCGCCATGCTCTTCGTCTCCGCCCCCTTCACGATAAACGCCTCCAGGGACGGCTTTTTAGCGGTGGACGAGAAGCTTGAGGGCGTTGCAAGAACCCTCGGAGCCTCAAGGCTTAGGGCCTTCGCCTCGGTAGCCCTGCCCCTTGCATTCCCGAGCATAGCGAGCGGTGCGATAATGACGTGGGCGAGGGCGATAAGTGAGGTCGGCGCAATACTCGTTGTCGCCTACTATCCGAAGACGGCCCAGGTTCTCATCCTTGAGTACTTCAACAACTACGGCCTCAGGTCATCGCGTCCAATAGCGGTTTTGATGGTCTCACTCAGCCTGGGAATCTTCGTGCTCCTGCGCTGGCTCGTGGGGAGGGCCAAAAATGCTTGA
- the wtpC gene encoding tungstate ABC transporter ATP-binding protein WtpC: protein MLEVRGVSKDYGDFHLRNVSFTVSRGEYFIILGPSGAGKTVLLEVIAGLITPDSGRILLNRVDVTEWPPEKRGLAYVPQSYALFPNMSVYDNIAFGLKLRKLPKAEIERRVRGIVEVLGIENLLKRKPGTLSGGEQQRVALARALVIEPPLILLDEPFANLDVQTRGRLINEMKRWRKELGFTALHVTHSFEEAVSLGDRVGVMLDGRLVQVGDVRDVFSRPKCERVARFLGFENIIEGTASGRKLRVNGIEIELPVEADGKVRVGLRPEDVIIFTQPMKTSVRNVLRARVEGVEELGPVVRLRLNASGLSISAFITRSSLIELGISAGKEVYAGFKASALHVF from the coding sequence ATGCTTGAGGTAAGGGGCGTCTCCAAGGACTACGGCGACTTCCACTTGAGGAACGTTTCATTCACGGTTTCAAGGGGCGAGTACTTCATAATCCTCGGGCCGAGCGGTGCGGGAAAGACCGTTCTCCTTGAGGTAATAGCCGGCCTTATAACCCCGGATTCCGGCAGAATACTCCTGAACAGGGTTGACGTTACCGAGTGGCCACCGGAGAAGAGGGGTTTGGCCTACGTTCCTCAGAGCTACGCCCTCTTCCCAAACATGAGCGTTTACGACAACATAGCCTTTGGCCTCAAACTCAGGAAGCTCCCAAAGGCTGAAATCGAGAGGAGAGTTAGGGGGATAGTTGAAGTTCTCGGCATCGAGAACCTCCTGAAAAGGAAGCCCGGAACGCTGAGCGGTGGCGAGCAACAGAGGGTTGCCCTCGCGAGGGCACTCGTCATCGAGCCCCCGCTGATACTCCTTGACGAGCCCTTCGCTAACCTCGACGTCCAGACGAGGGGTAGGCTCATCAACGAGATGAAGCGCTGGAGAAAAGAGCTCGGTTTCACGGCCTTGCACGTTACCCACTCCTTCGAGGAGGCCGTCAGCCTGGGCGACCGCGTCGGGGTAATGCTCGACGGAAGACTCGTTCAGGTTGGAGACGTTAGGGATGTCTTTTCAAGGCCGAAATGCGAGAGGGTTGCGAGGTTCCTCGGCTTCGAGAACATCATAGAGGGAACCGCTTCGGGAAGGAAGCTAAGGGTCAACGGCATCGAGATAGAGCTCCCGGTGGAGGCCGATGGGAAAGTCCGCGTCGGCCTCCGTCCGGAAGACGTGATAATCTTCACCCAGCCAATGAAAACATCCGTCAGGAACGTTCTGAGGGCGAGGGTTGAAGGGGTTGAGGAGCTCGGGCCCGTTGTGAGGCTTCGTCTCAACGCCTCGGGCCTGTCCATCTCGGCCTTCATAACGCGTTCCTCTCTCATTGAGCTTGGAATAAGCGCTGGAAAGGAGGTCTACGCGGGCTTCAAGGCGAGCGCCCTCCACGTCTTCTGA